The following are encoded together in the Mycosarcoma maydis chromosome 4, whole genome shotgun sequence genome:
- a CDS encoding uncharacterized protein (related to CCC1 - Proposed vacuolar iron transport protein), translating to MACSSTKNAGASGGCANCACASSSKGASVKLPSKNTSKTESTPLLWSTTTTANTENYQAVPQASNRNSTASSSASTLSATHECPSQQHDPSFVCCRDVTAADERTLIDPDFARDCIVGLSDGLTVPFALTAGLSSTGSTKLVVLAGLAELVSGAISMGIGGFLSAQAELSHFAYNLRSTQQKVERSCGTEVERQVHDILKGYGIAPDTSAQIAAELTAKEQARRQAEQLAAIQQNRTSSSRRKLFGIVSIPSSTSTVPAHKRIAADDQESQQLLTDQDLENAGLTPFLLKLGEGLEPVSTSRLYVSALTIGLSYFLGGIIPLLPYMFVQEASRALLLSVIITGVILLVFGVVKQRVTGGEGGFKGYAYGAISTLAVGGVAAGASWLLVGLLEGGSDAKI from the coding sequence ATGGcctgctcttccaccaaAAACGCCGGTGCTAGCGGCGGATGCGCCAATTGTGcctgcgcttcttcctcgaaAGGTGCCTCGGTCAAGCTCCCTTCCAAGAACACTTCGAAAACCGAATCCACCCCTCTGCTCTGGTCAACCACAACCACGGCCAATACCGAAAACTACCAAGCCGTCCCTCAAGCCTCTAACCGCAACAGTaccgcctcttcctccgcATCCACCCTCAGTGCCACCCACGAATGCCCTTCCCAACAGCACGACCCCAGTTTTGTATGCTGTAGAGACGTTACagctgccgacgagcgTACGCTAATCGACCCCGATTTCGCTCGCGACTGCATCGTCGGTCTTAGCGATGGCCTTACTGTCCCCTTTGCCCTTACCGCCGGTCTTTCTTCCACCGGTtccaccaagctcgtcgtgcTTGCCGGCTTGGCAGAGCTGGTTTCGGGTGCAATCTCGATGGGTATCGGTGGATTCTTGTCTGCACAGGCCGAATTGAGCCATTTCGCATACAATCTCAGATCCACACAGCAAAAGGTCGAGCGTTCCTGTGGAACTGAAGTCGAGCGTCAGGTGCACGACATTCTCAAAGGATACGGAATCGCCCCTGATACCTCAGCGCAGATCGCTGCTGAATTGACTGCAAAggaacaagctcgtcgccaaGCCGAACAGCTCGCTGCCATCCAGCAGAACCGtacctcctcctccagACGCAAATTGTTCggcatcgtctcgatcccttcttccacctccaccgTTCCTGCACAcaagcgcatcgctgcAGATGACCAAGaatcgcagcagctgctcacgGACCAAGATCTCGAAAACGCCGGCCTCACACCCTtcctgctcaagctcggcgaaGGTCTGGAACCCGTCAGCACCTCGCGTCTTTACGTCTCGGCTCTCACTATCGGTCTCAGCTACTTCCTCGGTGGTATCATCCCTCTGTTGCCATACATGTTCGTTCAAGAGGCTAGCAGGGCTCTGTTACTGTCGGTGATCATCACAGGTGTGATTCTCTTGGTATTTGGTGTCGTCAAGCAGCGCGTCACCGGTGGAGAAGGCGGTTTCAAGGGCTACGCCTATGGCGCTATCTCGACGCTCGCCGTGGGAGGTGTTGCTGCCGGAGCTTCGTGGTTGCTTGTTGGTCTGCTCGAgggtggaagcgatgcaaagATCTAG
- a CDS encoding putative TFIIH/NER complex subunit protein, producing the protein MASQRHTPGPGQGLTSTAKGGTNTALAISEHSRAAGIGAETIDDFLDRQPRSVLIRLYQKPASCLAIFRLLPMMARQLIMHMLFLDVPLAADDFLAWIKKEVKNEFDAAVDKLSRLSIIQLKASAGKQMLLLNAGFTEGMRRALTGGGKHRSFGVPCDTEDKNAVDVAFLDQYARTKWETILHYMVGSDNSSTPREPVLYLLRRSNLMQPRTASSSNGGLNITSRGFQFLLEDVNTQLWDLLLQYLDMAEERNMDLVEVLAFLFMLGSLELGRDYSTEELPETQLHMLEDFRDYGLVYQRKASSRRFYPTRLATTLTSSAAVPLLSSNGTEQEERGYIILETNYRLYAYTSNPLRVAVLSLFVTIKARFPNLVVGSITRDSVKSALANGITAEQIITYLTHHAHLQMHRNDPLLPVTVSDQIRLWEREKNRVQQNLGSLFTDFTSQFDFEEVRNYAKQLGVLVWQDEEKRRFFVDEAGNEPVRDYIRRRRA; encoded by the coding sequence ATGGCGAGCCAGCGACATACACCAGGGCCTGGCCAAGGACTCACATCCACAGCCAAAGGAGGTACCAACACTGCGCTTGCCATTTCTGAACActcgagagcagctggcATTGGAGCTGAAACCATCGACGACTTTTTGGACCGGCAACCTCGATCCGTGCTCATCCGTCTCTACCAGAAACCAGCATCCTGTCTCGCTATCTTCCGACTGCTCCCCATGATGGCGCGCCAGCTCATCATGCACATGCTCTTTCTGGATGTTCCGCTGGCAGCAGACGACTTCTTGGCGTGGATCAAAAAGGAGGTAAAAAATGAGTttgatgctgctgtcgacAAGCTCTCCCGTCTGTCCATCATACAGCTCAAGGCATCGGCGGGCAAGCAGATGCTACTGCTCAATGCCGGCTTCACTGAAGGAATGCGAAGAGCCTTGACGGGCGGAGGAAAACATCGATCTTTTGGTGTACCCTGTGATACAGAAGACAAGAATGCGGTGGATGTGGCTTTTCTGGATCAGTATGCTCGCACAAAGTGGGAAACGATTCTCCATTACATGGTTGGCAGCGATAACTCGAGCACTCCTCGTGAGCCCGTGCTCTACCTTTTACGTAGAAGCAATCTCATGCAGCCTAGAAccgcctcgagctcgaatgGAGGACTCAACATCACTAGCCGTGGATTCCAGTTTTTGTTAGAAGACGTCAACACACAGCTGTGGGATTTGCTCTTGCAATACCTCGATATGGCCGAGGAGCGAAACATGgatctggtcgaggtgctcgCCTTTCTCTTCATGCTGGGCAGCTTGGAGCTCGGCAGAGATTACTCGACAGAGGAGTTGCCCGAAACACAGCTGCACATGCTCGAAGATTTCCGCGACTACGGTCTTGTCTATCAACGCAAAGCGTCGAGCCGACGCTTTTACCCTACACGCCTTGCCACCACCCTCACTTCGTCCGCTGCTGTACCTCTGCTGTCGAGCAACGGAACAGAGCAGGAAGAACGAGGCTACATCATCCTCGAGACCAACTACCGCCTTTACGCGTATACTTCGAACCCGCTCCGAGTCGCAGTGCTGTCGCTGTTTGTTACCATCAAGGCCAGGTTCCCGAATTTGGTCGTTGGATCCATTACGCGTGATTCGGTCAAGTCGGCCCTGGCAAACGGCATCACCGCCGAACAGATCATCACGTATctcacgcatcacgcacACCTCCAGATGCATCGTAACGATCCTCTACTTCCTGTCACCGTGTCGGATCAGATCAGATTATGGGAGCGCGAAAAGAACCGAGTCCAGCAAAACTTGGGTTCGCTCTTCACCGACTTTACAAGTCAATTCGACTTTGAAGAGGTGCGCAActacgccaagcagctcggtGTGCTGGTATGGCAGGATGAGGAGAAGAGAAGATTCTTCGTGGACGAAGCGGGCAACGAACCTGTGCGAGACTATAttcgaagaagaagagcgtAG
- a CDS encoding 2-(3-amino-3-carboxypropyl)histidine synthase (related to DPH2 - diphtheria toxin resistance protein), with protein MAAFSTTDEAVLTAPLELNPLAQSATASSSGRSIYYVYDILSTAAKIHSGGFKRVALQFPDEALVDSVPVYWALKSETRKLYSADAQSANTASVSTSTSALGSNDGLPQLYILADTSYGGCCVDEVAAKHVDADLVVHYGHACLSATARLPVIYVFTKQPLEDVSAAATSLAEETSRNICSGDPSTDIEALVLTYDVSWDHVIDDVFHATQQALKEQGVTLPLVRTHVDFRRNYEDKLYNAESVASGAALSSECGGAVGGSCCNGVQQVAPSSCCNGSTCVSANSTSTEFCATPTSRLTSTCPSSASSVSQLIKEIGSDRSSQLLGPSRSVTLPPGIDLSQCGYLYLGPESLSLTNLLLTLGAATRLISYNPLTGRSRVETGSTNRLLMKRYACVLKARDASVVGLLVGTLGVHSYLPLLKYLRQLLTAKPSRRKVYTISVGKLNPAKLANFQEIDVFVLVACPENTLVDSKEFFRPIVTPFEMELAVKAAQRHELGQEGVDWSGKYVLDFERLVPHEFKSNGIEANGLNAKMHSLQIEQSDNVDQVESEREPSDDDQPHFSLISGTYVHRRKFNAKSTSSTSTLPTPQQDELQMIANQAGGANEDQVLVRNATSGQLTTVLETASIAHLKKRGWKGLEQRLGMDEPSVLEEGRQGIAKGYKDAGGEGEIM; from the coding sequence ATGGCAGCGTTCAGCACGACAGACGAGGCAGTTCTTACTGCCCCCCTCGAACTCAATCCACTGGCGCAGTCAGCAACCGCTTCATCCTCGGGTCGCTCGATCTACTATGTCTACGACATCCTTTCCACAGCAGCCAAAATTCACAGCGGTGGTTTCAAGCGAGTAGCTTTGCAATTCCCAGATGAAGCGCTCGTCGATTCGGTTCCTGTATACTGGGCGCTCAAGAGTGAGACTCGAAAGCTCTACTCTGCCGACGCTCAATCAGCGAACACCGCGTCAgtctcgacatcgacgTCAGCGTTGGGCTCCAACGACGGCTTGCCACAGTTGTACATTCTCGCAGACACAAGCTACGGAGGCTGCTGTGTGGACGAGGTAGCTGCTAAGCATGTGGATGCCGATCTAGTTGTGCATTATGGTCATGCTTGTCTCTCTGCTACTGCGAGGTTGCCAGTCATCTATGTGTTTACAAAGCAGCCACTCGAAGACGTTTCGGCTGCGGCAACCAGTCTGGCTGAAGAGACAAGTCGGAACATCTGCAGCGGCGATCCATCTACAGACATAGAAGCTCTGGTGCTGACGTATGACGTCTCGTGGGATCATGTGATTGACGATGTCTTCCATGCAACGCAACAGGCCCTGAAAGAACAGGGTGTGACGCTGCCGCTCGTCAGAACACATGTCGACTTTAGAAGAAACTACGAAGACAAGCTGTACAATGCAGAATCTGTGGCTTCTGGTGCGGCGTTGTCATCAGAATGCGGCGGGGCGGTGGGAGGCTCATGCTGTAATGGAGTGCAACAGGTTGCTCCTTCCTCCTGTTGTAATGGATCGACTTGCGTGTCTGCCAATTCGACGTCTACCGAGTTTTGCGCAACACCAACATCGAGGTTGACGTCAACCTGTCCGTCGTCTGCCTCTTCTGTGTCGCAACTGATCAAAGAGATTGGCTCTGATCGCTCATCTCAACTGCTCGGTCCCTCTCGCAGTGTCACTCTTCCGCCAGGTATCGATCTCTCACAATGTGGCTACCTTTACCTCGGACCTGAATCGCTCTCACTCACCAACCTCCTACTCACCCTGGGCGCTGCAACTCGGCTGATCTCCTACAACCCGCTTACGGGCCGGTCTCGGGTTGAAACCGGCTCAACGAATCGGCTGCTGATGAAGCGCTACGCTTGCGTGCTGAAAGCGCGCGATGCATCCGTCGTCGGACTTTTGGTCGGCACGCTTGGCGTCCACTCGTATCTTCCCTTGCTCAAGTATCTTCGTCAGCTACTGACGGCCAAACCGAGTAGGCGCAAAGTTTACACGATTTCGGTGGGCAAATTGAATCCAGCGAAACTGGCCAACTTCCAAGAGATCGATGTGTTTGTCCTCGTAGCGTGTCCTGAAAACACGTTGGTGGATAGCAAAGAGTTCTTTAGGCCGATCGTCACGCCGTTCGAGATGGAGTTGGCGGTCAAAGCGGCACAAAGACACGAGCTCGGTCAAGAGGGCGTAGATTGGAGTGGAAAGTATGTGTTGGATTTCGAGCGCTTGGTGCCGCACGAATTCAAGTCGAATGGAATCGAGGCCAACGGCTTAAATGCCAAAATGCATTCGctccagatcgagcagagTGACAATGTTGACCAGGTGGAATCCGAACGAGAGCCAAGCGATGATGATCAACCGCATTTTTCGCTCATCAGTGGAACGTATGTCCACAGACGCAAGTTTAACGCCAAGTCTACCTCGTCCACGTCCACCTTGCCGACGCCACAACAAGATGAGCTGCAGATGATTGCCAACCAGGCTGGTGGAGCAAATGAGGATCAAGTGTTGGTTCGCAACGCTACCAGCGGCCAACTCACCACGGTGCTAGAGACCGCGTCGATTGCACATCTGAAAAAGCGTGGTTGGAAGGGTTTAGAACAGAGACTGGGAATGGACGAGCCTAGTGTGCTGGAAGAAGGTCGACAAGGTATTGCAAAGGGATACAAGGATGCCGGTGGAGAAGGCGAAATTATGTAG
- a CDS encoding uncharacterized protein (related to dolichyl-phosphate-mannose-glycolipid alpha-mannosyltransferase), whose translation MEFRARPRLAAAQGVARPAQSASPPYSSSAPSNTSSSQVNLTSLFCFLLAFRVSNALATRTFFQPDEHYQTTEIAHRLVFGYGFKTWEWVSAYAVDAPSNTSYLTAAVQNLFNGPVRSILHPLLFVPGYALLKSTGLDKSYLLVLFPRLQQAIVAAIGDFYTFRLAHRIGGPALGWLAMLVGTCNLYALFTATRTFSNSTEAAVTAAALFYWPFVPFYSLRFDVATFSSAEERSMLMQLQGPACVWHQMRPQQKRSQEDLDLDIKQISRIIYDRTLRKSVMLAAFACLLRPTNGMLWMYLTAELFVRQVRSLRSNTSDRSAEDQQGSVLPLLELVGEASSFVATLAIIGFASVGLALIVDTTYDYLANQVGESARILPALSLVSFVHKNVVANLSIFYGTNPCHWYISQGLPVLCTIWLPATLFGLLKAFQERNQALAADAKRSLARLVCVTVAVYSLLGHKEFRFLQPLLPALTILAATGLESSYAKRRSRKAVPMLTDHQDGPLKHMWRALNLLPFWLRAVLLTLQPIAAVYLTTIHAVGQEQVPFELGRMFRQQQLTSESSANQVEFGSGFGRIHNLGFLMPCHSTPWATHLHDKQLVDRSWFIQCPPPPSRSLMTREQQTVEYWDQSDFFYHDPIKYLVDRFPYNVNTDYPASPKSQQQGGGHPWDKGWRHSWPSHLVVFESLLKEGTRKPGHTRTLKNLLSLKGYREVARYWNTPKHEDPRRDGDIVVLAYKGPKSHR comes from the coding sequence ATGGAGTTTCGAGCCAGACCACGTCTGGCGGCAGCTCAAGGTGTTGCACGGCCAGCACAATCAGCGTCACCACCGTATTCCAGCTCAGCTCCCTCCAacacgtcgtcgtcgcagGTCAATCTCACTTCGCTCTTTTGCTTTCTGCTAGCGTTTCGCGTCAGCAACGCTCTGGCAACTCGAACATTCTTTCAGCCTGATGAGCACTATCAGACCACCGAGATCGCACATCGTCTCGTCTTTGGCTATGGCTTCAAGACCTGGGAGTGGGTCTCGGCCTACGCGGTTGACGCACCCTCGAACACATCGTATCTGACAGCTGCAGTGCAGAACTTGTTCAACGGTCCCGTTCGATCCATCTTGCATCCGTTACTATTTGTACCCGGCTATGCTTTGCTCAAGTCTACGGGGCTGGACAAGTCGTATCTACTCGTCCTGTTCCCTCGTCTGCAACAAGCGATCGTCGCTGCCATTGGTGATTTTTATACGTTTCGCCTAGCACATCGCATCGGTGGTCCCGCACTTGGCTGGCTTGCAATGCTCGTTGGTACATGCAATCTGTACGCGCTGTTTACGGCGACAAGAACCTTCAGCAACTCTACCGAGGCAGCAGTCACTGCAGCGGCTCTGTTCTATTGGCCCTTCGTACCGTTCTACTCTCTCCGCTTCGATGTCGCTACCTTTTCCAGCGCGGAAGAACGGTCAATGTTGATGCAGCTTCAGGGTCCCGCGTGCGTCTGGCATCAGATGCGTCcgcagcagaagcggtCGCAAGAAGACTTGGACTTGGACATCAAGCAGATTTCTAGGATCATCTACGATCGCACGCTGCGAAAGAGCGTCATGCTCGCTGCATTTGCTTGCCTCTTGCGCCCGACAAATGGCATGCTGTGGATGTACTTGACTGCAGAGCTTTTCGTTCGACAGGTGCGTTCTCTTCGATCGAACACGTCGGACCGCAGTGCTGAAGATCAGCAAGGCTCAGTGCTGCCTCTTCTCGAACTTGTcggcgaggcgagcagctttgtTGCCACCCTCGCAATCATTGGATTCGCATCGGTCGGTTTGGCGCTCATTGTGGACACTACTTATGACTATTTGGCCAACCAAGTTGGTGAGAGTGCAAGGATACTACCTGCGCTCAGCCTTGTCTCCTTCGTACACAAGAACGTGGTTGCCAACCTGAGCATTTTTTACGGTACGAATCCTTGCCATTGGTATATCAGTCAAGGTCTACCTGTGCTGTGTACCATCTGGCTTCCAGCCACGCTGTTCGGACTGCTCAAAGCATTTCAAGAGCGCAACCAAGCACTTGCGGCTGATGCTAAGCGGTCATTGGCGAGGCTTGTATGTGTGACGGTGGCCGTCTACTCTTTGCTAGGACACAAAGAATTTAGGTTCCTGCAACCGCTTCTTCCAGCCCTCACCATACTTGCTGCCACAGGCCTGGAATCGTCGTACGCCAAAAGAAGATCTCGCAAAGCCGTTCCAATGCTAACCGATCATCAAGATGGCCCACTCAAGCATATGTGGCGAGCTCTGAACTTGCTCCCTTTTTggcttcgagctgttcTGCTGACGTTACAACCCATAGCAGCCGTTTACTTGACCACAATCCACGCTGTCGGTCAGGAGCAGGTCCCCTTTGAGCTCGGCAGGATGTttcggcagcaacagctcACATCCGAGTCATCTGCGAATCAAGTCGAGTTTGGCTCTGGCTTCGGTCGCATCCACAACCTGGGCTTCCTCATGCCATGCCACTCAACACCATGGGCGACGCATCTGCACGACAAGcaactcgtcgatcgaagcTGGTTCATCCAGTGTCCACCTCCCCCATCGAGATCGCTGATGACCCGTGAGCAGCAGACGGTCGAGTATTGGGATCAGAGCGACTTTTTCTACCACGACCCCATCAAGTATCTCGTCGATCGGTTTCCGTACAATGTCAACACCGACTATCCAGCGTCTCCCAagtcacagcagcaaggagGGGGTCATCCATGGGACAAAGGTTGGCGCCATTCGTGGCCTAGTCACTTGGTGGTGTTTGAAAGTCTGCTCAAGGAGGGAACGAGAAAACCAGGGCATACGAGGACGCTCAAGAATCTGTTGAGCTTGAAAGGATATAGGGAGGTAGCCAGGTATTGGAACACGCCCAAACACGAAGATCCAAGAAGAGATGGTGATATTGTTGTGTTGGCATACAAAGGGCCCAAGTCGCATCGCTAA
- a CDS encoding uncharacterized protein (related to RPN14 proteasome-interacting protein involved in the assembly of the 19S proteasome): protein MATLPYISVQPNYAEVFSDISSSTIAAEKAWLSYYASNAPSSSVHIKLPLIQTKDDGQNVETQGGVKIGDPEASGGPTNGLQIHRVPGSWLDLELTQQGKADTDGSSSNKNNNNNNNKRSTRKLQSNIELDSGIQICFPRRSVTKFLPTVGTSKVNDNYTNHPTIDAFDMGLGSADDELDLFVAGGSEGSLYTGRLVGEFDAAEARANAIETLTEEEQHILTGESSDAEERKWEIEARIRLSISSAKSRLSKKTALKGHVGDVRFVKFFPSNRVVLSTSGDLTCRIWDPFTGDNPRTLQGHKRAVLTAGVIGRGKSILTAGADGSVRLWDVATPKQIRMMGSDRYSAVQCLALSQLQDGAEAEQSTFAVGLASGSWQLFDLRTAAASVTTSKFDFPPGAAPSATDLWSQTTTAGVTAINVLENTVVVGTANGIVSVWDVRATCSQTDSASVPKGLLTTWKRNNAEINCLRLVSTDDEQHVLVATQDGLPYRAALQGWTHMQGDDQDTESTCRPPRVVHEYAGWDCDQTSWIGLDRSGRTVIAGAEGAVRRY, encoded by the coding sequence ATGGCGACACTACCGTACATTTCAGTACAGCCCAATTATGCCGAGGTGTTCTCCGacatctcgtcgtccaccATTGCTGCCGAAAAGGCATGGCTCTCCTACTACGCGTCCAACGCACCTTCATCCAGCGTACATATCAAGCTTCCTCTCATTCAGACCAAAGACGACGGACAGAATGTTGAAACGCAAGGTGGAGTCAAAATAGGCGACCCAGAAGCGTCTGGTGGACCTACCAACGGGCTACAAATTCACCGAGTTCCAGGGAGCTGGCTAGACCTTGAGTTGACGCAACAAGGCAAAGCTGATActgacggcagcagcagcaacaaaaacaacaacaacaacaacaacaaaaGGTCAACAAGAAAGTTGCAATCGAacatcgagctcgactctgGAATTCAAATTTGCTTCCCTCGCAGATCCGTGACCAAGTTCTTGCCTACCGTAGGCACGTCGAAGGTCAACGACAATTACACGAATCATCCCACCATTGATGCATTCGACATGGGCCTGGGATCGGCAGACGATGAACTGGATCTCTTTGTCGCAGGTGGCTCTGAAGGGTCGCTGTACACTGGACGACTTGTAGGCGAATTTGATGCGGCCGAAGCGCGAGCAAATGCGATCGAAACTCTGACtgaagaagagcaacacATTCTGACCGGAGAATCGTCCGATGCAGAAGAGCGCAAATGGGAGATCGAAGCGCGAATCCGACTCTCTATTAGCTCGGCTAAGTCGAGGTTGAGTAAAAAGACAGCGCTCAAGGGCCACGTTGGTGACGTACGCTTTGTCAAGTTCTTCCCGTCGAACAGAGTCGTGCTGTCCACATCGGGCGATTTGACGTGTCGGATCTGGGATCCTTTCACAGGAGACAATCCGCGCACATTGCAGGGTCACAAACGGGCAGTCTTGACCGCAGGCGTCATTGGCAGAGGCAAGAGTATACTGACGGCCGGAGCGGACGGATCGGTTCGATTGTGGGACGTAGCAACGCCCAAACAGATTAGGATGATGGGCAGTGATCGATATTCTGCCGTTCAGTGTTTGGCTTTGTCACAGCTACAGGACGGAGCGGAAGCAGAGCAGTCGACTTTTGCAGTGGGACTTGCGAGTGGTTCGTGGCAGCTGTTTGATTTgagaacagcagcagcgagtgTAACGACGAGCAAATTCGATTTTCCACCTGGTGCGGCGCCCTCAGCGACGGATTTGTGGAGCCAGACTACAACTGCGGGTGTTACTGCGATCAATGTGCTGGAGAACACTGTCGTGGTGGGAACCGCTAATGGCATCGTCAGTGTGTGGGATGTTCGCGCCACTTGTTCACAAACCGATAGTGCGAGCGTGCCCAAAGGTCTGCTCACAACGTGGAAGCGCAACAACGCCGAGATCAACTGCCTTCGGCTTGTTTCTacggacgacgagcagcatgTGCTGGTGGCGACGCAAGATGGATTGCCGTACCGCGCTGCGCTGCAAGGCTGGACGCATATGCAGGgagacgatcaagacaCTGAATCGACATGTCGTCCTCCCAGGGTGGTGCACGAATACGCTGGATGGGACTGCGACCAGACCAGCTGGATTGGCTTGGATCGGTCAGGCCGCACAGTGATTGCTGGTGCTGAGGGGGCCGTTCGGCGCTACtga